One stretch of Amycolatopsis sp. NBC_00345 DNA includes these proteins:
- the era gene encoding GTPase Era: MAAPHRSGFACFVGRPNAGKSTLTNALVGSKVAITSSKPQTTRHAIRGIVHRDDAQLVIIDTPGLHRPRTLLGQRLNDIVHSTWSEVDVVGLCVPADEKVGPGDRFIAAELTKIAKRTPVIGVVTKTDLVPPEQVAEQLLALQEVMEFADLVPVSAVDGFQVQTVADLLVARLPEGPQLYPDGELTDEPEQTLVAELIREAALEGVRDELPHSIAVTVEEMLPHEGRDDMIDVHAFLYVERPSQKGIILGHKGERLREVGAAARRQIEGLLGSKVYLDLHVKVAKEWQRDPRQLRRLGF; this comes from the coding sequence ATGGCCGCGCCGCACCGCTCGGGTTTCGCCTGCTTCGTCGGCAGGCCCAACGCCGGGAAGTCGACACTCACCAACGCGCTCGTGGGCTCGAAGGTCGCCATCACCTCCAGCAAGCCGCAGACCACCCGGCACGCGATCCGCGGCATCGTGCACCGCGACGACGCGCAGCTGGTCATCATCGACACCCCCGGCCTGCACCGGCCGCGCACCCTGCTGGGCCAGCGGCTCAACGACATCGTGCACTCGACCTGGTCCGAAGTGGACGTCGTCGGCCTGTGCGTGCCCGCGGACGAGAAGGTCGGCCCCGGCGACCGGTTCATCGCGGCCGAGCTGACGAAGATCGCGAAGCGGACGCCGGTGATCGGCGTTGTCACCAAGACCGACCTGGTGCCGCCCGAGCAGGTCGCCGAGCAGCTGCTGGCGCTGCAGGAGGTGATGGAGTTCGCCGACCTCGTGCCGGTGTCCGCTGTGGACGGTTTCCAGGTGCAGACGGTCGCGGACCTGCTCGTGGCGCGGCTGCCCGAGGGCCCGCAGCTCTACCCGGACGGCGAGCTCACCGACGAGCCGGAGCAGACGCTGGTGGCCGAGCTGATCCGCGAGGCCGCGCTGGAGGGCGTCCGCGACGAGCTGCCGCACTCCATCGCCGTCACCGTCGAGGAGATGCTGCCGCACGAGGGCCGCGACGACATGATCGACGTGCACGCGTTCCTGTACGTGGAGCGGCCGAGCCAGAAGGGCATCATCCTCGGCCACAAGGGCGAGCGGCTGCGGGAGGTCGGCGCCGCGGCGCGCCGGCAGATCGAGGGTCTGCTGGGTTCGAAAGTTTACCTCGACCTGCACGTGAAAGTGGCCAAGGAGTGGCAGCGCGACCCGCGCCAGCTGCGCCGCCTCGGCTTCTGA
- a CDS encoding cytidine deaminase: MPDLDAEDQKLVTLARSSRARVRTAEGAAVRDTDGRTYAAATVDQPSFKLTALQAAVAAALSSGAEGLEAAAVVTADALVQEASVNAVRDLAKTASIILADPEGNVVEVLA, encoded by the coding sequence ATGCCTGACCTCGACGCCGAGGACCAGAAGCTCGTCACACTGGCCCGGTCGTCGCGGGCCCGCGTGCGCACGGCGGAAGGTGCCGCCGTGCGCGACACCGACGGCCGGACGTATGCGGCCGCGACCGTCGACCAGCCCTCGTTCAAGCTGACCGCGCTGCAGGCCGCCGTGGCCGCCGCGCTGTCGAGCGGGGCCGAGGGGCTCGAAGCGGCTGCCGTCGTCACCGCCGACGCGCTGGTCCAGGAGGCTTCGGTGAACGCCGTCCGCGACCTGGCGAAGACGGCCTCGATCATCCTGGCCGACCCGGAGGGCAACGTCGTCGAGGTGCTCGCCTGA
- a CDS encoding hemolysin family protein, producing MGSPTAQLVVAIALVLLAGVFAAADAAISTVSQARTDGLVRIGRAGARQLAAVVAERRRHINLLLLLRLSCELTATVLVTVSFVHWFGELWLAVLLSAVVMVVVSYVLIGVGPRTIGRQHPYRVGTTVAGLVRVLGSVLGPLSRLLIVIGNAITPGQGFREGPFSSEVELRELVDMAQERGVVEDSEREMIHSVFELGDTVAREVMVPRTEIVWIERTKTVRQALALALRTGFTRVPVIGESVDDIVGVVNIKDLMPAFMDPDGPSTVVDAVMNPASFVPDSKRLDELLKEMQRTHNHMAIAVDEYGGTAGLLSIEDILEEIVGEITDESDTDERPEVEELEGGAVRVSSRLGIDDLGELFGIDLEEDHDVETVGGLLAERLGRVPLPGAEAEVAGLRLFAEGGKDRRGRMRITSVVVHPADAEAVTESGARRRTRVPQPEERDRRVEHA from the coding sequence ATGGGCAGTCCCACGGCACAGCTGGTCGTCGCGATCGCGCTCGTGCTGCTGGCCGGGGTGTTCGCGGCGGCCGACGCGGCCATCAGCACGGTGTCGCAGGCACGCACCGACGGACTGGTCCGGATCGGGCGGGCCGGCGCGCGCCAGCTCGCCGCCGTGGTCGCCGAGCGCCGCCGCCACATCAACCTGCTGCTCCTGCTGCGGCTGAGCTGCGAGCTGACCGCGACGGTCCTGGTCACCGTGTCGTTCGTGCACTGGTTCGGCGAGCTGTGGCTCGCCGTGCTGCTGTCCGCGGTCGTGATGGTCGTGGTGAGCTACGTGCTCATCGGCGTCGGCCCGCGCACCATCGGCCGCCAGCACCCGTACCGCGTCGGCACGACCGTCGCCGGGCTGGTGCGGGTCCTCGGCTCGGTGCTCGGGCCGCTGTCCCGGCTGCTGATCGTGATCGGTAACGCCATCACCCCGGGCCAGGGCTTCCGCGAAGGCCCGTTCAGCTCCGAGGTCGAGCTGCGTGAGCTGGTCGACATGGCGCAGGAGCGCGGCGTCGTCGAGGACTCCGAGCGCGAGATGATCCACTCGGTGTTCGAGCTGGGCGACACGGTCGCGCGCGAGGTGATGGTGCCGCGCACCGAGATCGTCTGGATCGAGCGCACCAAGACCGTCCGCCAGGCGCTCGCGCTCGCGCTGCGCACCGGGTTCACCCGCGTGCCGGTGATCGGCGAGTCGGTGGACGACATCGTCGGCGTGGTCAACATCAAGGACCTGATGCCGGCCTTCATGGACCCGGACGGGCCCAGCACCGTCGTCGACGCCGTGATGAACCCGGCGAGCTTCGTGCCCGACTCCAAGCGGCTCGACGAGCTGCTCAAGGAGATGCAGCGCACGCACAACCACATGGCGATCGCGGTCGACGAGTACGGCGGCACCGCGGGCCTGCTGAGCATCGAGGACATCCTCGAGGAGATCGTCGGCGAGATCACCGACGAGTCCGACACCGACGAGCGCCCCGAGGTCGAGGAGCTGGAGGGCGGCGCCGTGCGCGTATCGTCCCGCCTCGGCATCGACGACCTCGGTGAGCTGTTCGGGATCGACCTCGAGGAAGATCACGACGTGGAGACCGTGGGCGGCCTGCTCGCGGAGCGGCTGGGCCGGGTCCCGCTGCCGGGGGCCGAAGCCGAGGTCGCCGGCCTCCGGCTGTTCGCCGAAGGCGGCAAGGACCGGCGCGGCCGGATGCGGATCACCTCGGTGGTCGTGCACCCGGCCGACGCCGAAGCGGTGACCGAGTCCGGTGCGCGCCGCCGCACCAGGGTGCCCCAGCCCGAAGAACGCGACAGGAGAGTCGAACATGCCTGA
- the ybeY gene encoding rRNA maturation RNase YbeY — MSIEIANESGVDVDEGSIVSAARFALDKMEVSPLAELSILLVTLEVMEDLHERWMDLPGPTDVMAFPMDELDSSRRPDAPDASPALLGDIVLCPAFAKDQAKTAGHGLIDELHLLTVHGVLHLLGYDHAEPAEEREMFGLQKRILTEFQAAVAELDRENAQRNADDRVLGIAGLDTPAAGETS, encoded by the coding sequence ATGAGCATCGAGATCGCCAACGAGTCCGGGGTCGACGTCGACGAGGGGTCGATCGTCTCGGCCGCCCGCTTCGCGCTCGACAAGATGGAGGTCAGCCCGCTCGCCGAGCTGTCCATCCTGCTCGTCACGCTCGAGGTGATGGAGGACCTGCACGAGCGGTGGATGGACCTGCCCGGTCCCACCGACGTGATGGCCTTCCCGATGGACGAGCTGGACTCCTCCCGCCGCCCCGACGCGCCCGACGCCTCGCCGGCCCTGCTCGGCGACATCGTGCTGTGCCCGGCGTTCGCGAAGGACCAGGCCAAGACGGCCGGCCACGGGCTGATCGACGAACTGCACCTGCTCACCGTCCACGGCGTGCTCCACCTGCTCGGCTACGACCACGCCGAGCCCGCCGAGGAACGCGAGATGTTCGGCCTGCAGAAGCGGATCCTCACCGAGTTCCAGGCGGCCGTCGCCGAGCTGGACCGGGAGAACGCGCAGCGCAACGCGGACGACCGCGTGCTCGGCATCGCGGGCCTCGACACGCCTGCGGCCGGGGAAACGTCCTAG
- a CDS encoding PhoH family protein, whose protein sequence is MAQAQSRFPIPDAAALSLLGSRDENLRVAEELLAADVHVRGNEVTLTGLPADVAFAERVFTELVQLATGGQQVGPDTVRRTVGMLSSGDASPAEVLSLNIVSRRGKTIRPKTLNQKRYVDAIDKHTIVFGIGPAGTGKTYLAMAKAVQALQAKQVSRIVLTRPAVEAGERLGYLPGTLNEKIDPYLRPLYDALHDMVEPESIPRLMQAGTIEIAPLAYMRGRTLNDAFIILDEAQNTTPEQMKMFLTRLGFGAKIVVTGDITQIDLPNGQRSGLRVVRDILEGVDDLHFSELTSQDVVRHRLVGDIVDAYEKWQAVQDTQDQQAGGWKGNRR, encoded by the coding sequence GTGGCGCAGGCTCAGTCCCGTTTTCCCATTCCTGACGCTGCTGCGCTGAGCTTGCTGGGCTCGCGTGACGAGAATCTGCGTGTTGCCGAGGAGCTGCTTGCGGCGGACGTGCATGTCCGTGGCAATGAGGTGACGCTTACCGGGCTGCCCGCTGATGTCGCGTTCGCTGAGCGGGTGTTCACCGAGCTGGTGCAGCTCGCCACCGGGGGCCAGCAGGTCGGGCCGGACACGGTGCGCCGCACCGTCGGCATGCTCTCCAGCGGCGACGCGTCCCCGGCCGAGGTGCTCAGCCTCAACATCGTCTCCCGCCGCGGCAAGACGATCCGGCCCAAGACGCTGAACCAGAAGCGCTACGTCGACGCCATCGACAAGCACACCATCGTCTTCGGCATCGGCCCGGCCGGCACCGGCAAGACCTACCTCGCCATGGCGAAGGCCGTCCAGGCGCTGCAGGCCAAGCAGGTCAGCCGGATCGTGCTGACCCGCCCCGCGGTCGAGGCCGGCGAGCGGCTCGGCTACCTGCCCGGCACGCTGAACGAGAAGATCGACCCGTACCTGCGCCCGCTCTACGACGCGCTGCACGACATGGTCGAGCCCGAGTCGATCCCGCGGCTGATGCAGGCCGGCACCATCGAGATCGCCCCGCTCGCCTACATGCGCGGCCGCACGCTGAACGACGCCTTCATCATCCTCGACGAGGCCCAGAACACCACGCCCGAGCAGATGAAGATGTTCCTCACCCGGCTCGGCTTCGGCGCCAAGATCGTGGTCACCGGCGACATCACCCAGATCGACCTGCCCAACGGCCAGCGCAGCGGGCTGCGGGTGGTCCGCGACATCCTCGAGGGTGTCGACGACCTGCACTTCAGCGAGCTGACCAGCCAGGACGTCGTCCGGCACCGGCTCGTCGGCGACATCGTGGACGCCTACGAGAAGTGGCAGGCCGTGCAGGACACGCAGGACCAGCAGGCCGGCGGCTGGAAGGGCAACCGCCGATGA
- a CDS encoding histidine triad nucleotide-binding protein: MSDAETLFERIIGGEIPADVVYQDEKTFAFRDINPQARVHVLVVPRVRYRNVGELAEADPGLLGEVVGACRKVAEAEGIAESGYRVVFNTDGDAGQTVFHVHAHVLGGEPLGLFGKPGV, translated from the coding sequence ATGAGTGATGCGGAGACGTTGTTCGAGCGGATTATTGGTGGGGAGATTCCTGCCGATGTGGTGTATCAGGATGAGAAGACGTTTGCGTTTCGGGATATAAATCCGCAGGCCAGGGTGCATGTGCTGGTGGTTCCGCGGGTGCGGTATCGGAATGTGGGGGAGTTGGCGGAAGCGGATCCTGGGTTGTTGGGGGAGGTTGTGGGGGCTTGTCGGAAGGTGGCTGAGGCTGAGGGGATTGCGGAGTCGGGGTATCGGGTTGTGTTCAATACCGATGGGGATGCGGGGCAGACGGTTTTTCATGTGCACGCGCATGTGCTGGGTGGGGAGCCGTTGGGGTTGTTCGGCAAGCCTGGGGTGTAG
- a CDS encoding 16S rRNA (uracil(1498)-N(3))-methyltransferase produces MPDTTLPVFLAAALPEDGRAVLDGEEARHAATVRRLRVGEQLVLSDGAGAMARCTVDAVQAGREAQLTLTVVERWTEEPPALRVHVAQALAKGDRGELAVELATEAGADAVVPWRAARSVARWEDGGRGDKALARWRATARSAAKQARRAHIPDVTEPVDTRELAQLAATMSRTLVLESGVTSRLTDVDLPDTGDILLVVGPEGGITDDELATLQAAGAIAVRLGPAVLRTSTAAAVALGALGALTGRWH; encoded by the coding sequence GTGCCCGACACGACGCTGCCGGTCTTCCTCGCCGCCGCCCTGCCCGAAGACGGCCGGGCGGTCCTCGACGGCGAGGAGGCCCGGCACGCCGCCACCGTCCGCCGGCTGCGCGTGGGGGAGCAGCTCGTGCTCTCCGACGGCGCCGGCGCGATGGCGCGCTGCACCGTCGACGCCGTCCAGGCCGGACGCGAAGCCCAGCTCACCCTGACCGTCGTCGAACGCTGGACGGAAGAGCCGCCCGCGCTGCGCGTGCACGTCGCACAGGCACTGGCCAAGGGCGACCGCGGCGAGCTGGCGGTCGAGCTGGCCACCGAGGCCGGAGCCGACGCCGTGGTGCCGTGGCGCGCCGCCCGCAGCGTCGCGCGCTGGGAGGACGGCGGCCGCGGCGACAAAGCCCTCGCCCGCTGGCGCGCCACCGCCCGCTCCGCCGCCAAACAAGCCCGCCGCGCCCACATCCCCGACGTCACCGAGCCCGTCGACACCCGCGAGCTCGCCCAGCTCGCCGCCACCATGTCCCGCACCCTCGTGCTCGAATCCGGCGTCACCAGCCGGCTCACCGACGTCGACCTCCCCGACACCGGCGACATCCTGCTCGTCGTCGGCCCCGAAGGCGGCATCACCGACGACGAGCTCGCCACCCTCCAAGCCGCCGGCGCCATCGCCGTCCGCCTCGGCCCGGCCGTGCTCCGCACCTCCACCGCGGCCGCCGTCGCCCTCGGCGCCCTCGGTGCGCTGACCGGCCGCTGGCACTGA
- the dnaJ gene encoding molecular chaperone DnaJ, producing MARDYYGILGVAKNASDQEIKRAYRKLARELHPDVNPSEDAQHRFGEVTTAYEVLSDPQKRKVVDLGGDPMDSGARGGGGGDPFAGFGGLGDIMDAFFGAAGGGGGRGRGPRSRVQPGSDALIRLALTLEECATGADREITVDTAVVCDLCRGAGAAEGTTTKTCDTCGGAGEVQSVQRSFLGQVVTARPCPVCRGFGEVITDPCRQCGGDGRIRARRNVTAKIPPGVGDGMRIRLSGQGEVGPGGGPAGDLYVEIDETPHEVFIREGNELHCNFRIPMTTAALGATVPITTLVDGDYELDIEPGTQPNTELVLTAKGMPRLRSSGRVDGRGDLHVHVDVVVPTKLDEAQRDLLVDLAQQRGEEVPTLASNGSKHGGLFSKLRAKNRY from the coding sequence GTGGCGAGGGACTACTACGGGATCCTCGGGGTGGCCAAGAACGCGTCCGATCAGGAGATCAAGCGCGCGTACCGCAAGCTGGCCCGTGAGCTCCACCCCGACGTGAACCCGTCGGAGGACGCGCAACACAGGTTCGGCGAGGTGACCACTGCCTACGAGGTGCTCTCGGACCCGCAGAAGCGCAAGGTCGTCGACCTCGGCGGGGACCCGATGGACTCGGGTGCGCGCGGGGGCGGCGGCGGTGACCCGTTCGCGGGCTTCGGCGGGCTCGGCGACATCATGGACGCGTTCTTCGGCGCGGCCGGCGGCGGCGGTGGCCGCGGGCGGGGCCCGCGCAGCCGCGTGCAGCCCGGCTCCGACGCGCTGATCAGGCTCGCGCTCACGCTGGAGGAGTGCGCCACCGGCGCCGACCGCGAGATCACGGTCGACACCGCCGTGGTCTGCGACCTGTGCCGTGGCGCCGGTGCCGCCGAGGGCACGACCACGAAGACCTGCGACACCTGCGGCGGCGCCGGCGAGGTGCAGTCGGTGCAGCGCTCGTTCCTCGGCCAGGTCGTCACGGCCCGGCCGTGCCCGGTCTGCCGCGGCTTCGGCGAGGTCATCACCGACCCGTGCCGCCAGTGCGGCGGCGACGGGCGGATCCGCGCGCGGCGCAACGTCACGGCGAAGATCCCGCCGGGCGTCGGCGACGGCATGCGCATCCGGCTGTCCGGCCAGGGCGAGGTCGGCCCCGGCGGCGGCCCGGCGGGCGACCTGTACGTGGAGATCGACGAGACGCCGCACGAGGTGTTCATCCGCGAGGGCAACGAGCTGCACTGCAACTTCCGCATCCCGATGACCACCGCCGCGCTCGGCGCCACCGTGCCGATCACCACGCTGGTCGACGGCGACTACGAGCTGGACATCGAGCCCGGCACCCAGCCCAACACCGAGCTGGTGCTCACCGCCAAGGGCATGCCGCGGCTGCGCTCGTCCGGCCGCGTCGACGGCCGCGGCGACCTGCACGTGCACGTCGACGTCGTGGTGCCGACCAAGCTCGACGAGGCCCAGCGCGACCTGCTCGTGGACCTGGCCCAGCAGCGCGGCGAAGAGGTGCCGACGCTGGCGTCCAACGGCAGCAAGCACGGCGGCCTGTTCTCCAAGCTCCGCGCCAAGAACCGCTACTAG
- the hrcA gene encoding heat-inducible transcriptional repressor HrcA, whose translation MANTDERRFEVLRAIVADYVSNQEPVGSKTIVERHNLGVSSATVRNDMAALEEEGYIAQPHTSAGRIPTDKGYRLFVDRLSEIKPLSTAERRAIISFLDSGTDLDDVLRRSVRLLAQLTRQVAVVQYPMLTNAAVRHLEVVPLTPARLMLVLITDSGRVDQRTVDLGDVVNEEGVLRLRTVLNGALAGRRLAEAAARVAELPEVAPADLRDSLTRICTVLVESLVEHPEERLVLGGTANLTRNVADFPGSLRQVLEALEEQVVVLKLLAAARNPGAVTVRIGEENEDEQMRSTSVVSIGYGADDMILGGMGIVGPTRMDYPGTIAAVRAVANYVGQILSAR comes from the coding sequence GTGGCGAACACGGACGAACGTCGCTTCGAGGTTCTTCGCGCGATCGTCGCCGATTACGTCTCGAACCAGGAGCCGGTCGGCTCGAAGACCATCGTCGAGCGGCACAACCTCGGCGTCTCCAGCGCCACGGTCCGTAACGACATGGCGGCGCTCGAGGAGGAGGGCTACATCGCCCAGCCGCACACCAGTGCCGGCCGGATCCCCACGGACAAGGGGTACCGGCTGTTCGTCGACCGGCTCTCGGAGATCAAGCCGCTGTCCACGGCCGAGCGCCGCGCGATCATCAGCTTCCTCGACTCCGGCACCGACCTCGACGACGTGCTCCGCCGCTCGGTCCGGCTGCTCGCGCAGCTCACCCGGCAGGTCGCGGTCGTGCAGTACCCGATGCTGACCAACGCGGCGGTCCGCCACCTCGAGGTGGTCCCGCTCACGCCGGCGCGGCTGATGCTGGTGCTGATCACCGACTCGGGGCGGGTCGACCAGCGCACCGTGGACCTCGGCGACGTGGTCAACGAGGAGGGCGTGCTCCGGCTGCGCACGGTGCTGAACGGGGCGCTGGCCGGCCGACGGCTCGCCGAGGCCGCCGCCCGCGTGGCCGAGCTGCCCGAGGTGGCACCGGCCGACCTGCGCGACAGCCTCACCCGTATCTGTACGGTTCTGGTGGAATCACTCGTCGAGCACCCCGAAGAGCGGCTGGTGCTCGGCGGCACGGCCAACCTGACCCGCAACGTCGCGGACTTCCCCGGGTCGCTGCGGCAGGTGCTGGAGGCGCTCGAGGAGCAGGTGGTCGTGCTCAAGCTGCTGGCGGCGGCGCGCAACCCCGGTGCGGTCACGGTCCGCATCGGTGAGGAAAATGAGGACGAACAGATGCGAAGCACCTCCGTGGTGTCGATCGGCTACGGCGCCGACGACATGATCCTGGGGGGCATGGGCATCGTCGGACCGACCCGGATGGACTACCCGGGCACCATCGCGGCGGTCCGCGCGGTGGCCAACTACGTGGGGCAGATCCTGTCCGCCCGCTGA
- a CDS encoding YbaB/EbfC family nucleoid-associated protein yields the protein MNAGAPNTSDIAEIGQRAAEAQERLKHVAATATSADGAVTVTVNTAGALQQLSFGPRAEEIPRAALAAAVVATAHRAQAQAAQQLTAIMAPLIGENSDAMKFLEEQIPTPEVEEEAPPAEPQRQFFTREDEFPPPPPPARPAPPAPPAPTRPPRPSRPAPAGSDDDDYYNGGSILGRGY from the coding sequence ATGAACGCAGGCGCACCCAATACCTCCGATATCGCTGAAATCGGACAGCGGGCCGCCGAGGCCCAGGAACGGCTGAAGCACGTCGCCGCGACAGCGACGAGCGCCGACGGCGCGGTCACCGTCACCGTGAACACCGCCGGAGCACTGCAGCAGCTGAGCTTCGGCCCCCGGGCCGAGGAGATCCCGCGGGCCGCGCTGGCCGCGGCCGTGGTCGCCACGGCGCACCGCGCGCAGGCGCAGGCGGCCCAGCAGCTGACCGCGATCATGGCGCCGCTGATCGGTGAGAACAGCGACGCGATGAAATTCCTGGAAGAGCAGATCCCGACTCCCGAGGTCGAAGAGGAAGCGCCGCCCGCCGAGCCGCAGCGGCAATTCTTCACCCGCGAGGACGAATTCCCGCCGCCCCCGCCGCCGGCCCGCCCGGCACCGCCGGCGCCCCCGGCCCCGACGCGCCCGCCGCGGCCGTCCCGGCCGGCGCCGGCCGGCTCCGATGACGACGACTACTACAACGGCGGCTCGATCCTGGGGAGGGGTTACTGA
- a CDS encoding type VII secretion target, translating to MAGGQKVSLTALQAHKGEVQSIGDGVKAAAEATAGAGQAMSDNAFGIVGAPFGAAMEIWTAIASSFIGDVASSAEDIADKLQQAHDMYDDHEKQTAGHITGLGKEL from the coding sequence ATGGCAGGTGGACAGAAGGTCAGCCTGACGGCGCTGCAGGCGCACAAGGGCGAGGTGCAGAGCATCGGCGACGGCGTGAAGGCGGCCGCGGAGGCGACCGCCGGGGCCGGCCAGGCGATGAGCGACAACGCGTTCGGGATCGTCGGGGCACCGTTCGGCGCGGCGATGGAGATCTGGACGGCGATCGCGTCCTCCTTCATCGGCGACGTCGCGAGTTCGGCCGAGGACATCGCCGACAAGCTCCAGCAGGCCCACGACATGTACGACGACCACGAGAAGCAGACCGCCGGCCACATCACCGGCCTCGGCAAGGAGCTGTAG
- a CDS encoding PPE domain-containing protein, with amino-acid sequence MTETQENPLVAKSESPSGFTTNMGSSKNEMDNINAQSSGAGILNDVASTITDARNGDWLNLGVDAVTDGLDLLGAVMDPLGTLASAGVGWLIEHISFLKEGLDQLAGNPEAVTAKATTWENVSKQLEQSAGQYEQAAAKVAPDFQGQGGQAYQDTAKGYAATLRGASGQAHAAGIGMNVAAALVGTERGLIRDFISSFIGELIIKALAALAASWCTFGGTIAAFIADTVVEGGILAEKISTRIAKVVEQLEKLAKSAGKSKAAIEDAANALKKLGKTADKVTDKSVDLAANIEKKGNELTDSARAAGRPHVDESVADKADRWKDSAADKMPFHDKLEGAGDKLSEHGRNFLSPEGWQKAGGDVPKPNSADWVGVGTEARRQENEQFARQHEGAEAYEKEHEGEKPEGGEKPEGGGEGKPE; translated from the coding sequence ATGACCGAGACGCAGGAGAACCCCCTCGTCGCGAAGTCCGAATCGCCGAGCGGGTTCACGACGAACATGGGCTCGTCGAAGAACGAGATGGACAACATCAACGCCCAGTCGTCCGGCGCGGGCATCCTCAACGACGTCGCCTCGACCATCACCGACGCCCGCAACGGCGACTGGCTCAACCTGGGCGTGGACGCCGTCACGGACGGCCTCGACCTGCTCGGCGCGGTGATGGACCCGCTCGGCACGCTCGCGAGCGCGGGCGTCGGCTGGCTGATCGAGCACATCAGCTTCCTCAAGGAGGGCCTCGACCAGCTCGCGGGCAACCCCGAGGCCGTCACGGCGAAGGCCACGACCTGGGAGAACGTCTCCAAGCAGCTGGAGCAGAGCGCCGGCCAGTACGAACAGGCCGCGGCGAAGGTGGCCCCGGACTTCCAGGGCCAGGGCGGGCAGGCGTACCAGGACACGGCCAAGGGCTACGCGGCGACGCTGCGTGGCGCCTCCGGGCAGGCGCACGCCGCCGGGATCGGCATGAACGTGGCGGCCGCGCTGGTCGGCACCGAGCGCGGCCTGATCCGCGACTTCATCTCGTCCTTCATCGGCGAGCTGATCATCAAGGCCCTCGCCGCGCTGGCGGCGTCGTGGTGCACCTTCGGCGGCACGATCGCGGCGTTCATCGCCGACACCGTGGTGGAGGGCGGGATCCTGGCCGAGAAGATCAGCACCCGCATCGCCAAGGTGGTGGAGCAGCTGGAGAAGCTCGCCAAGAGCGCCGGCAAGTCCAAGGCGGCCATCGAAGACGCCGCGAACGCGCTGAAGAAGCTCGGCAAGACCGCTGACAAGGTGACCGACAAGAGCGTCGACCTCGCCGCGAACATCGAGAAGAAGGGCAACGAGCTCACCGACTCCGCCCGCGCCGCCGGACGGCCCCACGTGGACGAAAGCGTCGCCGACAAGGCCGACCGCTGGAAGGACTCGGCAGCCGACAAGATGCCGTTCCACGACAAGCTTGAGGGGGCGGGCGACAAGCTCTCCGAGCACGGGCGCAACTTCCTCAGCCCCGAAGGCTGGCAGAAGGCCGGCGGGGACGTGCCGAAGCCGAATTCCGCGGACTGGGTCGGCGTCGGTACGGAGGCGCGGCGTCAGGAGAACGAGCAGTTCGCCCGTCAGCATGAAGGCGCCGAGGCCTACGAGAAGGAACACGAAGGCGAAAAGCCCGAAGGGGGCGAAAAGCCGGAGGGCGGCGGCGAAGGAAAGCCCGAGTGA